DNA sequence from the Bacteroidota bacterium genome:
TTCTGATCATACCCAAGGGCAGTTGTGATCCTGTTAAAATTACGGGTTTATTTAAGTTTTCGAGCATAAAGCTCAACGCTGAAGCAGTGTAGGCCATCGTATCTGATCCATGAAGTATAACGAAACCGTCGTAATTATTATATTCTTTATCAATAATTTCAACAAGTTTTACCCAAAAATCGGGATGCATATTGGATGAATCGATGAGTGGGTCGAAAGAATGAAACTTCAAATCGCATCCAATTCTGTTTAAAACAGGAATCTGATCGTAAATTTTATCAAAATTAAATGGTTGCAGAGCTCCGGTTTCTTCATTCTGAATCATGCCGATGGTTCCTCCGGTGTATAAAACCAATATTGAAGATTTTGTCGTCATAATTTACTGATCAATTTTAAAAATGCGTTTGGCATTATCAGTGGTAATTTCTGCCACCTTTTTAATACATATTTGTTTTATTTCTGCAACTTTTTTGGCTACATAATAGGTATGAGCACTTTCATTGCGTTTTCCCCTATGCGGAACCGGTGTCAGAAAAGGGGCATCGGTCTCTAAAAGTAAGTTTTTCAGGTCGATAGCCTCTACAATTTTATCGAGACCTGCATTTTTAAATGTAACCACACCACCAATTCCTAACAAAAATCCCATCTCAATTACTTCAATTGCCTGTTTCAATGTTCCATTGAAACAATGAAAAACACCTGTGATCTTTTCTAAATTCATGGATTTAAGGACAGATAAAATTTCTGTCATCGAATCTCTTGAATGGATAACTATTGGTAAATCATATTTTTTGGCC
Encoded proteins:
- a CDS encoding TatD family hydrolase, which produces MILIDTHTHLYLNEFDNDRDQVVNDAIEKGVKYMFLPNINSKSVAGMLSLEEKYPTNCFAMMGLHPTDVNEDYESELSIVEAWLAKRKFIAVGEIGIDLYWDKTFIDEQVKAFKFQIELAKKYDLPIVIHSRDSMTEILSVLKSMNLEKITGVFHCFNGTLKQAIEVIEMGFLLGIGGVVTFKNAGLDKIVEAIDLKNLLLETDAPFLTPVPHRGKRNESAHTYYVAKKVAEIKQICIKKVAEITTDNAKRIFKIDQ